From the genome of Nasonia vitripennis strain AsymCx chromosome 1, Nvit_psr_1.1, whole genome shotgun sequence, one region includes:
- the LOC103316019 gene encoding uncharacterized protein LOC103316019, which yields MIPALRKLVRSRSANCNLIRSITCRSKPRPQYKLRVAYPQDYSRLMRFMADTYFRSEPSIVNIGGNLSGQPNPTLVHLMDKSIREGMSLIAEDLVNGDCIVGAAVNVDSRPFDNEKNAKLAETCCERREARDLIEFSIFCSRQADLWNVYCIDSVFECAYLAVHPEHQGRGIARKLVEESWILARDMAYRLFRIDCSSRYTANIAESFGWKCIYSIPYRRYFNDGRFIFTCVEEPHTEFRVFVDRLNHYKNYSPPTKRRSESSKPQL from the exons ATGATTCCGGCCCTGCGAAAGCTCGTTCGGAGCCGCTCAGCTAATTGTAACCTCATCCGGAGCATAACCTGTCGCTCGAAGCCG CGTCCGCAGTACAAACTGCGCGTGGCCTATCCGCAGGACTACTCGCGGCTCATGCGTTTCATGGCGGACACGTATTTCCGGAGCGAGCCCTCGATCGTCAACATCGGCGGAAATCTCTCAGGCCAGCCGAATCCGACGCTCGTCCACCTGATGGACAAGAGCATCCGCGAGGGTATGAGCCTCATCGCGGAGGACCTGGTCAATGGCGATTGCATCGTCGGCGCGGCCGTGAACGTCGACAGCCGGCCGTTCGACAACGAGAAGAACGCCAAGCTGGCCGAGACTTGCTGTGAGCGTCGGGAGGCCAGAGACCTCATCGAGTTCTCGATTTTCTGCTCGAGGCAAGCCGACCTGTGGAACGTCTACTGCATCGACAGCGTCTTCGAGTGCGCCTATCTCGCGGTGCATCCGGAGCACCAGGGCAGGGGCATAGCCAGGAAGCTCGTCGAGGAGAGCTGGATCCTGGCGAGGGACATGGCCTACAGGCTCTTCAGGAtcgactgcagcagcag ATACACGGCAAACATAGCCGAAAGCTTCGGCTGGAAGTGCATCTACTCGATCCCGTACCGTCGCTACTTCAACGACGGCCGGTTCATCTTCACTTGCGTCGAGGAGCCGCACACCGAGTTTCGCGTATTCGTCGATCGGCTGAACCACTACAAGAACTACTCGCCGCCGACGAAGCGACGGAGCGAAAGTAGCAAGCCACAGCTCTGA